The genomic window TCCTCTGCAATGTGAATAAACAAATCTGGTCGCACTAAACCCATTTGTGGGTGTTGCCAACGCACTAACGCCTCAACCCCTTGAACCTTACCATCCTCAGTGCCTATTACGGGTTGGTAAACTAAGAAGAACTCTTGGTTTTCTATCCCACTACGAATATCGTCGACGAGGGAATGGCGGCTATTTTTACGCCAAAGCAACAACCCAAACAACAGGACGAAGATAAAGAGCACGGGCAGTAACAACCCAAAATAAATCCAAAAGAAATGCATGAAGAATGCATTGGACACCTCCAATAAAACGAGGAATTCCTTATCATCGGCCAATACAGTGACGATTTCACCCTCCCCGAACTGAGGCACACTGGGTAATGTTGCCCCATGCATGCCAAGCACAACTGTGCTAACGGGACGAGGAAATACTTCAGGTTGAATAAAACTATCAATAAGATACTGCCCTTCGAGCACCACAATGGCACCACGGTGGCTCTGTGCATCCTTAGAGATGGCGATAATGGCAGGAACCCCTAGCCGAGCCGGGGTTTCGGGCACTATATAGCGGGCAGAGTCCTTAAGTTGATACTCAGGCAAGAGTGAATTAAGCGGTAGCTCAATATCCCCTGTCATTGAAGAGCAATAAAATGCTTTATCGTTAAATAAGAGCACGCCACGATAATAGGGCCTAAACTTCATATACTCGCCGAGTTTGCCACAGTCGCCTTCCTTGAGGGTCATGGCAAATTCACTAATGCCGTCCGACTGCAGCAATAACTCATCAAGACGTTCTAAATTAAAGTTTCCCACTTCCCGCGCTTTGTCATGCACAACATAGTTAGTGATGGCATAACTTATCCCCAAGGACAGTAAAATGGGCAGCGACAGCAATAATCCCCATTGCTTGAATGTCAGGCTAAAAGTGCTCAGTAATTGGCGCATGCTTTTTTGTATAAAGTTTAAACGGGTCAGCATCCTAGCAAATCCCTTATTATATTGCTGTAACAATATGTAGTTTAACCGTGAATCTTGCAAATGCTCAAAAAACAGTTAAAGACATTCAGCATGATTAAAAACAAGATAACAACAATCTATATTAATCAAAATATTAGGGTTGAATAGATTGCATTAAAAAGCCGATATACCATGCAAATAAAGAAGCCCAAGTGTAGCCCCAAACAGCCATCAATACAGCTGCGGAAGCTAATCTTGGATGAAAAGCACTAGCGATAACGGGTGCAGAAGCAGCACCACCAATATTGCATTGGCTCGCAACTGCTAAATACATGATAGGTAAACGAAAAAATACAGTAAAGATCAGTAAGATGATGATATGTATAGAAAACCAAATAAATCCTATACAAATGTAGTAAGGGGCAGCCCCCAATGCACTAACATCAAAATTCAATCCCATCAGCATAATCATAATGTAGATCAAAAAAAGAGCTGTTTTATGTGTTTCCTTAACTAAGACATGCCTTGCATTTGTTAATGAAAATAATAATCCGAAAAAGGTGGCAATTAACACTGACCAAAAAAATTCAGAAGCAAGATTATACTTAAATAAAGAGGGAAAATAGTAAACCGTAGTTTTAGCAAGTATAGATGACAGATCTTTACTAAAGAACATCACCATAAATAAAACCCCAATCAATATTGATATCCAATAATATCTTTCCCGTCTACCTATGACTTTATGCTTAACATCAGTACAAAATGTCGGCCTATAACTTTTATCAGCTTTAAGAAAATCATCGATTTTATCCTGACGCTCAGCAATAAAAAGTAATATCACCATCCATATACTGGAAAAAATAATATTAATTGCCATCATTACTGCAAATATTGCATCACCAACATGATGAATTTCTTTTATTGCTAATTGATTAGCTGTCCCACCAAGCCAGTTTGCCATCAAGGTTGACATCCCTTTCCATGCGGCATTATCTCCCTGCCAAGCAAGCTCATGCGGGAAAAATATAGAACCAAGCCATAGGCTCAATGGACCACCGACGCAAATGCTCACAGCACCTAACACAAACATACCCAGTAGCTTTTTGCCCACTAAGCTTAAAGCGAAAAAGTCTGTACTTAAGATCAATAAAAATAAACAACTTGGCATAAAGTGTGTTTTTGCCATATCGCTAAGATGATTATTACTCGCATTAATAATATTTAACGAGCTAAAAATAGCAGGAAAAATATAACACACTAACATTAAAGGGAAAATTTTGTAAAATTTTTTGAAAAAATTTATCGATGATGTGTGTGTATAAAAAACACCCCATAGTAAAAGTACTAAAAAAACTCCTATTTCAAGATCTGACGAAAGCAAATTAGTTCACCTACTAGAATAATTAGCACAGAGGGTTATATGGCTGCTTACTAAAAGCTAAAAAACTCATGCTTAGTGCAGACAATTCTTCTCCTTCACGCTGAATTGACCAATAAGTTCTTTTATAGTCCCATCCATCCACAGACAATAAAATAAGGTCCTCTCTAGCTAATTCAGCATCGATTGCTAACATAGGTAGTACACTCAAACCTATACCAGTTCCAATAGCCCTTTTAATTGCTCCTATTGTTGACATGCATATTTCATCACGAACATGAATATTTAAACTTTTTAGTAATTGAATTGAACGAATTCGAGAAAGCGATGCCTCATGGTCGAATATCCATAATTGTTCACTAAGCCATGCCTTTGTATTTACATCACTAGCCGCAGGATGAGTTGCACCACTCACAAGACAAAGATTATCTTGCAACCAGTGCTCACAAATGAGATTTTTACTCGCAGGTTTTGCATCAATAAAGCCTAAATCAAGCTCCCTTTCTGAAACCATTTTTTCAATAACTAAGCTATTATCAATGACTAGTTTTATTTTTACATCTGGATATTGACTCTTAAATAAAGGGATTTTTTTAGATAACACATAGTTACCCGCAGTTTTACTGCTCCCAATAGTTAGAGTTCCCTTAATACCATGTTCAGAAAATGAAAATATATTCTCTAATTCCTTTCCTTTACAGAGCATTTCATTTGCATAGGGTAATATGATTTCACCATGAGCATTCACAACCAAACCACCAGCAACACGCTCAAATAATCTACACCCTAAAGAGCTCTCTAACTCTTTAAGCGCCATACTTACTGCAGGAGTTGACATATGAAGCACTTTTGCCGCTTTTGAGATCTGCCTCTCAGAATGTATGGCTTTAAAGATCATTAGCTGCCTTAGTGTTATCCGCATCATATACTCCGTGGGATAAAATCAATTTATTAGCAGTATCATAGTTCAAAACCCTCACAAGTAAACATGATAAGTATCTAATTTTCATAAAGCAGCCATTTAGGCCGCTTTATATATTGATTAAAACAGATATTTTGTAGATACAAAAACAAGGGTATCGTCAAACTCAGTATGTCCTTTGGCATCGGTATAATCACCATCAAAATAGGAAATACCTACCCCAAATGTCAAATCCTTCTGAGCCTTAAAGTCAACACCTAGCGAATATTGACTTGCATCGCTTTCTTTCAACGTTTTTAGATCTGCTCCAGCATTTTTTGTAACTTTACCAAGCCCTGCATCATCTTTTAAATATTGAAGCTTTATATCATATTTATCAATTGGAACACTCATACTTAATAGATAAGAGTTTCCTTTAATATTGTCATAAAGACTAGATTCTGAATGTTGGTACATAGCACCCAATTTTACCGATGCAATGGAAAGACCACCGACCAATCTCGTTGCCTCTAGCAGATTCAAACCATCCGCATAAGCAATTGAAACATAGTGATTATTTTTCTTAAGTGATGCATCACCTAAGGTTAAGCTAACTGCATAATTATTTTGTTCATCAGATAGTTCTGGATTTTTTTTATTAAAATCTTTATCAAAAACATAACTGACACCCATGGTCACACCAGCAACTTTAGCACTATTCAATGTTACTGAATCACCTAATCTATCGTTACCCGCAATGATCATATTCATATCGCTTGATGTAATATTAAATAAATCCACTTTTCCTTCAGCACTTTTAAAGACAGTATCATTTCGTCCGAACACAGCTGATCCATAATTAGTTTTAAAACCTAAGTAAGAGTTCCTCGGTTTAAAAATATTGGTATCATCGTTATCAAAACTTTCTATCCCTGCTTCAAATTTATATAGCAAACTAAAATTATCATATACACCATATTCTCCTTTAACGCCTAAATACGATGCATAATTTTCAAGGGAAAAACCATCAACCTTTTCATTACCAGAAAGACCATTACTTGAGTTTGCAACACCAAGCCATAATCGTCCATAAAAGTCTAGTGGTTCAGATACAACTTGAGTAGAACAAATTAAAATTGCACCAAGACAAGTATATTTAACAGTTTTCATTGAAATCACCTTTTTAGAATATAAAAACAATTCCATATTAGTGATTTAATCCAACACATCTCAGCCTTAGATCACAACTAACCAACAAATTCACACAGTTAAATATAACTTAAAATCAATTAAATTATATTTAACAACATCGATTCATTGCGCAACATCACTATTTCAGGATGAAATATAACTATCATGATATAAAACTGATAAAGACACATCTGGAGAAATGTATGAAAATAAAATATTTGAGCATATTTATATGTTCAATTCTAACGGCTTCATCATGGGCTGCTACGGATAATAAAAATGATTTAGCCTCTTTTCATAAAAGTATCGATGGCTGCAAAACCTGTCATGCAACACCTAACAAGGTAAGTGATAGTGAAACTTTTGAAAATCAACAATGTAAATCCTGTCATGGTGATTATGCAAAACTAGCAAACCCTAAACTAGAAATCGATCCACACTCTTCACATTTAGGCGATATTAACTGTACCTCTTGCCATAAAGGGCATGAACAACCAAAGCTATATTGTAACGAATGCCATTCATTTGAAGGGCTCGACATGCCTTTTAATCAAGCAAAATCCAAAGAACCTTGGGATAAGGGTTGGGATAATGAGGCAATAAATAAAGCGATTGCTGCAGGCGCTAAAGAAACAACGGATGTGATTGTTGTTGGAGCTGGTAGTGCCGGGTTTAATGCTGCAATCGCCGCTAAAAAGGCAGGCGCTAACGTTATATTACTCGATAAAGCGCCATTTAGTGGTGGTAACTCTATGCTCGCCGCAGGCGGATATAATGCCGTCGGGACTGCTCAGCAAAAAGACCATAAAGTCGATGATAAAATCGAATGGTATGTCGAAGATACAATGAAAGGCGGTCGATATGCTAACGATCCTAAATTGGTACAAATATTAGCGGAGCAATCGGCTGATGGTATTAAATGGTTAGAATCTTTAGGCGCCAATATGGACGATTTGAAGCGTTCTGGCGGCGCTAGAGTCGATAGAACACATCGTCCATCTGGTGGTTTAAGTGTCGGTCCACATATTATCGATGTACTTAGAAAAGCATCTGTAAATGAAGGTGTTGATACAAGACTCAACTCTAAAGTCGTCAAACTGGTTATTGATGAAGACCAAAAAATTGTCGGCGTTGTCGTCCACGGTAAACACTCCGGCCATTATATGGTTGCAGCAAAATCAGTTGTTCTTGCGACGGGAGGATATGGTTTTAACAAAGAAATGGTCGCATTTTATCGCCCAACATTTAAAGGTATGACGAGTTCAAACAATATCACTTCAACAGGTGATGGTATTGAACTTGCCAAGGCAATCGGTGCGAGTATGACAGATATTGATTGGGTACAAGCTCATCCGACTGTGGGAAAAGATAGCCGCATTTTAATCTCGGAAACCGTTCGGGGTGTAGGTGCTATTATGGTCAATAAAGATGGCAATCGTTTTATCAGCGAATTAACTACTCGCGATAAAGCATCCGATGCCATTCTCAAACAACCTGAACAATATGCTTGGTTAGTCTTCGATAATGAGCTTTATAAAAAAGCAAAAATGGTTCAAGGATATGACCATTTAAATATGCTGGAAAAAGCAAATACGGTTTCTGAACTTGCAAAAATCACAGGTATGAAAGAAAACGCATTAGAAAAAACGATTTCAAACTACAATCGCTATTTTAAACAAGGTAAGGATGAAGATTTTGCTCGCGAACAAATGCCATTACCACTAGAAAAGGCCCCTTTTTATGCCGTAAAAGTGGCTCCCGGTATTCACCATACTATGGGTGGTGTCGCAATTGATACCAAAGCCGAGGTGCTGAATATTCAAAGTAAACCGTTGGTTGGCTTATTTGCAGCGGGCGAAGTCACAGGTGGTGTGCATGGATATAATCGCTTAGGTGGTAATGCCGTCGCTGACACTGTAATTTTTGGCAAAATTGCGGGTACAAATGCAGCAAAACACGCACTAAACCAAAAGTAGTGGTGATATTAAAATGAGAGATCAACAGGTCTCTCATTTTATCTGTACTTATATGTATTACCTTAGATGTATTCTTAAGATCTCATTTAAGTAAATACATCTTATCCTTCGTCTTTTTCATCGTAAATATTGGCAATTTACTTTATTGCCCGAGCATTAAAAACTCCCCTGCTATTTTTGAGAGGTTATTCAACCTCTCTTTTTTATGCTTACTTACTAGTGTCAATGGGTTCGAATGATTTAACCAGATCATCAATCGCTTTCATTTGCTTCAGATAATTTTCTAACTGATGTAAAGGCAGCGCACAGGGGCCATCACACTTCGCATTATCGGGATCGGGGTGGGCTTCAATAAACAGACCCGCTAAACCTAATGCCATGCCACTGCGGGCTAATTCTGTCGCCTGCGCACGACGGCCACCCGCTGAGTCGCTACGACCGCCAGGACGTTGCAGCGCATGGGTCGCATCGAAAATCACTGGATAGCCAGATTGTTTCATCTCATCCATACCAAGCATATCGACGACTAAGTTGTTGTAGCCAAAACATGAACCACGTTCGCAGAGGATGATTTCGTCGTTACCCGCTTCATTAAATTTAGTAATGATATGGCGCATCTCGTGGGGCGCTAAAAACTGCGGCTTTTTCACGTTAATGATGGCGCCGGTTTTCGCCATGGCCACAACCAGATCCGTTTGACGGGCAAGGAAGGCGGGCAGCTGAATGATATCGACCACTTCGGCAACGGGGGCACACTGGTAGGTTTCATGCACATCGGTGATCAGTGGCAGGTTGAAGGTTTTCTTGATTTCTTCAAAAATCTTCAATCCTTCCTCCATGCCTGGACCACGGTAAGAGTTAATAGAAGAGCGATTCGCCTTATCGAAGGATGCCTTAAATACATAGGGGATCCCCAATTTTTGGGTCACTTCGGCGTAAGTTTCAGCAATCGACATAGCGAGGTCGCGAGACTCAAGCACGTTCATGCCGCCAAACAACACAAAAGGTTTATCGTTTGCAATCTCGATTGAACCTAAGCTTATGATTTTATTACTCATCGCAACTTCTCTCTAAAATGCTGGAACCTTGCCAGCGGTGAATAGGAGCTAAGGCGGCTATACCGCAACTAACTGTAAAATTTGACCACAAATCCACGCCATATAAGTGCCTAAAACATAACCAAATACGGCTAACAATACCCCCACAGGGGCTAATGCGGGGTGAAATGCCGCCGCAACGACAGGTGCCGACGCAGCGCCACCGACGTTGGCTTGGCTGCCCACCGCCATATAAAACAAAGGAGCCTTAATCAGTTTAGCCACCAATAACATAAAGCCCGCATGCACTATCATCCAAATAATGCCCACCAAAAAGTACAGCGGCGTGTCGAGCACTTTACTGACATCCATATGCAAACCTATGGTTGCCACTAGAATATAGAGAAAGGCCGATGCAACCTTAGATGCCCCAGCCGCTTCTAAGTGGCGCACCGGGCTGAAGGACATGGCTAAACCTATGGTTGTCACTATGACCACTAACCAGAAGAACTTAGAGGTAAAACTGTAATCCTCAGTCCAAGGATAGTTGGCCTCGAAAAATGGCCCCAGAAAATCCGCGGCAATATGGGCGACACCCGTAATACCAAAACCCACTGCAACAATGAGCATCAAATCCCGTAGGTTAGGAATACGCGCATTTTCAGCATGATATTTTTCAACTTTGTTTTTTAAGGTCTCGATAGCTGAGGTATCGGCGCCAGTCTTTGCGTCTATCTCTTTGGCTTTCGATGCCATAAACAGCAATACCGCCATCCAAATATTGGCCACAATCACATCGACTGTCACCATTACAGAGAAAATATTGCCGCCCACTTCATAGATTTCTTTCATCGCAGCTTGGTTTGCGCCGCCGCCAATCCAACTCCCCGCAAGGGTTGTCATGCCGCGCCACACCGCATCTGGGCCATCGACGCCAATCAGCGATGGCTCGATAAATGACACTGCAAGCAACGCAATGGGCCCACCGATAACTATCCCCACGGTTCCCGTTAAAAACATGATCACAGCCTTAGGGCCAAGACCTAAAATAGCTTTTAAATCAACGCTTAAAATCAGTAAAACTAAACAAGCAGGCAAGAGATAGCGGGACGCGACAAAGTACAATTGTGATGTATGACCATCTATCACCCCAAAGGTATTTAACAATGACGGCAGGAAATAACACAATAATAATGCTGGAATAAAACGGTAAAATTTTTGCCAGAACGGATGATGACTGCTACTGGTATAAAAAACAAAACCTAATATTGTGGCGAGTATCCCGAGCGCCACCGCGTCATTAGTAACTAATGCTGTGCCTGTCATGCTAATGTCTCCCTGTTTGGTACAGTTTATTGTATTTATGGTTATAACTGCATGTTGCAGCCCTGAGTCAAACTTCCCATCTGCCCAGTGTTATTTTTGTATTAAATTCAACAATAAATAAGAAAGAGCCCCGAAAGGCTCTCCTTTTAATGATAGATCTCGGCGTGCTCGTTTAACTCTTTGAGCTGCATTTTTACAATTTCAATTACCGGATCGTGCGGGCTGTTATCGACAAAATGCTGCAAATCTGCGGCAGCCACATTGATACAGCCAAGTTGCTGGGCAATAAAAGCGCGCTCACGATTAAGGTGCACATCATCGGGATGCCACTGCAATAACAAGCTACAGCATTCCATCGCCGCCTCAAATTGATGGGAAACGATGCAACCCGCTTTAAGCTCGTGCAACATGCGGGAAATCAGCTTTTTGACCGATGCCGCCTTTAAATAACTCGGCTTTAACTCGGCCGAGTTACCTAACTCACCGCGGACTAACACATGTAATTGGTGTTTTGTCAGCTCATTACCCGTTAAAGGATCGAGATAGCGCACCTCGCTCGCAATCTTGCTTCTTAGCACTGTATTACCCGGTAATAACAGCGGCTCAAGTTCTAGATCTAGCTGTTTTGCCAGTAACATCAATACCATAGAAAGCGTGGTGCTATTGCCTTGCTTACTGATAAGGCAAGTGCCTAAGTCCGCCGCTTCCACACTGAAGTAATTGTCTCGAACGCAAAAACCAAGATCTTGATAAAACCAATGCAGCAGTGCATTTAACCGCTGCTGCTGATCAACCAAGTAATGACTTAATACGGCTCCCGCCAATTCAAACCAAGCCCACTGCGCCGCCTTAAGGTTTGAAAAGCCAAGGTGAGCACCTAAATCCAATGCCGACTCGGGCAATGAAATGCCATCTTGCAGAGTGTATTTACCCATTACCCCAATAATACCGCTTGTTTAAAATGCGCCAATTTAGCAGCGTAGACTAACCAACCTATAGCGCCGAGGAAGGCGAATACTTTGAAAAGTTTGTTTCTATTCGCTTTTATCGCAATCACGCCTAGGGCAATATAAGCCACAACTGCACCAATTTTCTCGGTCAACCAAGGATCGACAAAGGGATATTGCTTGATCATAAAACACAAGGTTAAGCCCGAAAGCAGTAAGAAAGTGTCGATCACATGGGGAGCGATCTTGACCAATTTCTTATCCATCAGTGCAGACTGACGTAAATGCAGCACAAA from Shewanella putrefaciens includes these protein-coding regions:
- a CDS encoding EAL domain-containing protein translates to MLTRLNFIQKSMRQLLSTFSLTFKQWGLLLSLPILLSLGISYAITNYVVHDKAREVGNFNLERLDELLLQSDGISEFAMTLKEGDCGKLGEYMKFRPYYRGVLLFNDKAFYCSSMTGDIELPLNSLLPEYQLKDSARYIVPETPARLGVPAIIAISKDAQSHRGAIVVLEGQYLIDSFIQPEVFPRPVSTVVLGMHGATLPSVPQFGEGEIVTVLADDKEFLVLLEVSNAFFMHFFWIYFGLLLPVLFIFVLLFGLLLWRKNSRHSLVDDIRSGIENQEFFLVYQPVIGTEDGKVQGVEALVRWQHPQMGLVRPDLFIHIAEENQLIVPLTNYIFERALADFANMTVAAGFKIGFNVAPEHFTQDDIEAKFIHLRDSLARIGVKPLIEITERQLLTVDICQRIEGLRQLGILVAIDDFGTGQTTLSLLQTMQLDYLKIDKCFIDTIGQESVTSHVLDTIIELSHKMNYVVVAEGVETQEQADYLTHRQVHFLQGYLFAKPMKLEDLKLWLAAERS
- a CDS encoding DUF819 domain-containing protein, with amino-acid sequence MLSSDLEIGVFLVLLLWGVFYTHTSSINFFKKFYKIFPLMLVCYIFPAIFSSLNIINASNNHLSDMAKTHFMPSCLFLLILSTDFFALSLVGKKLLGMFVLGAVSICVGGPLSLWLGSIFFPHELAWQGDNAAWKGMSTLMANWLGGTANQLAIKEIHHVGDAIFAVMMAINIIFSSIWMVILLFIAERQDKIDDFLKADKSYRPTFCTDVKHKVIGRRERYYWISILIGVLFMVMFFSKDLSSILAKTTVYYFPSLFKYNLASEFFWSVLIATFFGLLFSLTNARHVLVKETHKTALFLIYIMIMLMGLNFDVSALGAAPYYICIGFIWFSIHIIILLIFTVFFRLPIMYLAVASQCNIGGAASAPVIASAFHPRLASAAVLMAVWGYTWASLFAWYIGFLMQSIQP
- a CDS encoding LysR family transcriptional regulator, which encodes MMRITLRQLMIFKAIHSERQISKAAKVLHMSTPAVSMALKELESSLGCRLFERVAGGLVVNAHGEIILPYANEMLCKGKELENIFSFSEHGIKGTLTIGSSKTAGNYVLSKKIPLFKSQYPDVKIKLVIDNSLVIEKMVSERELDLGFIDAKPASKNLICEHWLQDNLCLVSGATHPAASDVNTKAWLSEQLWIFDHEASLSRIRSIQLLKSLNIHVRDEICMSTIGAIKRAIGTGIGLSVLPMLAIDAELAREDLILLSVDGWDYKRTYWSIQREGEELSALSMSFLAFSKQPYNPLC
- a CDS encoding porin, with the protein product MKTVKYTCLGAILICSTQVVSEPLDFYGRLWLGVANSSNGLSGNEKVDGFSLENYASYLGVKGEYGVYDNFSLLYKFEAGIESFDNDDTNIFKPRNSYLGFKTNYGSAVFGRNDTVFKSAEGKVDLFNITSSDMNMIIAGNDRLGDSVTLNSAKVAGVTMGVSYVFDKDFNKKNPELSDEQNNYAVSLTLGDASLKKNNHYVSIAYADGLNLLEATRLVGGLSIASVKLGAMYQHSESSLYDNIKGNSYLLSMSVPIDKYDIKLQYLKDDAGLGKVTKNAGADLKTLKESDASQYSLGVDFKAQKDLTFGVGISYFDGDYTDAKGHTEFDDTLVFVSTKYLF
- a CDS encoding flavocytochrome c; translated protein: MKIKYLSIFICSILTASSWAATDNKNDLASFHKSIDGCKTCHATPNKVSDSETFENQQCKSCHGDYAKLANPKLEIDPHSSHLGDINCTSCHKGHEQPKLYCNECHSFEGLDMPFNQAKSKEPWDKGWDNEAINKAIAAGAKETTDVIVVGAGSAGFNAAIAAKKAGANVILLDKAPFSGGNSMLAAGGYNAVGTAQQKDHKVDDKIEWYVEDTMKGGRYANDPKLVQILAEQSADGIKWLESLGANMDDLKRSGGARVDRTHRPSGGLSVGPHIIDVLRKASVNEGVDTRLNSKVVKLVIDEDQKIVGVVVHGKHSGHYMVAAKSVVLATGGYGFNKEMVAFYRPTFKGMTSSNNITSTGDGIELAKAIGASMTDIDWVQAHPTVGKDSRILISETVRGVGAIMVNKDGNRFISELTTRDKASDAILKQPEQYAWLVFDNELYKKAKMVQGYDHLNMLEKANTVSELAKITGMKENALEKTISNYNRYFKQGKDEDFAREQMPLPLEKAPFYAVKVAPGIHHTMGGVAIDTKAEVLNIQSKPLVGLFAAGEVTGGVHGYNRLGGNAVADTVIFGKIAGTNAAKHALNQK
- the kdsA gene encoding 3-deoxy-8-phosphooctulonate synthase; translated protein: MSNKIISLGSIEIANDKPFVLFGGMNVLESRDLAMSIAETYAEVTQKLGIPYVFKASFDKANRSSINSYRGPGMEEGLKIFEEIKKTFNLPLITDVHETYQCAPVAEVVDIIQLPAFLARQTDLVVAMAKTGAIINVKKPQFLAPHEMRHIITKFNEAGNDEIILCERGSCFGYNNLVVDMLGMDEMKQSGYPVIFDATHALQRPGGRSDSAGGRRAQATELARSGMALGLAGLFIEAHPDPDNAKCDGPCALPLHQLENYLKQMKAIDDLVKSFEPIDTSK
- a CDS encoding DUF819 domain-containing protein, giving the protein MTGTALVTNDAVALGILATILGFVFYTSSSHHPFWQKFYRFIPALLLCYFLPSLLNTFGVIDGHTSQLYFVASRYLLPACLVLLILSVDLKAILGLGPKAVIMFLTGTVGIVIGGPIALLAVSFIEPSLIGVDGPDAVWRGMTTLAGSWIGGGANQAAMKEIYEVGGNIFSVMVTVDVIVANIWMAVLLFMASKAKEIDAKTGADTSAIETLKNKVEKYHAENARIPNLRDLMLIVAVGFGITGVAHIAADFLGPFFEANYPWTEDYSFTSKFFWLVVIVTTIGLAMSFSPVRHLEAAGASKVASAFLYILVATIGLHMDVSKVLDTPLYFLVGIIWMIVHAGFMLLVAKLIKAPLFYMAVGSQANVGGAASAPVVAAAFHPALAPVGVLLAVFGYVLGTYMAWICGQILQLVAV
- a CDS encoding tetratricopeptide repeat protein, whose product is MGKYTLQDGISLPESALDLGAHLGFSNLKAAQWAWFELAGAVLSHYLVDQQQRLNALLHWFYQDLGFCVRDNYFSVEAADLGTCLISKQGNSTTLSMVLMLLAKQLDLELEPLLLPGNTVLRSKIASEVRYLDPLTGNELTKHQLHVLVRGELGNSAELKPSYLKAASVKKLISRMLHELKAGCIVSHQFEAAMECCSLLLQWHPDDVHLNRERAFIAQQLGCINVAAADLQHFVDNSPHDPVIEIVKMQLKELNEHAEIYH
- a CDS encoding SirB2 family protein, which encodes METFYSLYPAVKHLHLTLIALSVLFFIVRFVLHLRQSALMDKKLVKIAPHVIDTFLLLSGLTLCFMIKQYPFVDPWLTEKIGAVVAYIALGVIAIKANRNKLFKVFAFLGAIGWLVYAAKLAHFKQAVLLG